One Myxococcales bacterium genomic region harbors:
- a CDS encoding roadblock/LC7 domain-containing protein — protein sequence MDASPFSAILASFLTRVPGAIAAALVDAEGETVDYSGKYDLFELKVMAAHFRILLGTAGALVGETAPPSELVVRGDRKTVLVLLAPEGYAVVVVMRRRAGFTRRELASQTMMRELSREAGWSLPQPSPWETVEVRADRRGRPVALEAGTEGLVGLEVLGKLGRYGYRVRSQEGHEFTLVREPKNHWYADTPLRPRT from the coding sequence ATGGACGCGTCGCCCTTCTCGGCGATCTTGGCGTCGTTCCTTACGCGTGTCCCCGGGGCGATCGCCGCGGCCCTCGTCGACGCGGAGGGAGAGACCGTCGACTACTCGGGGAAATACGACCTCTTCGAGCTCAAGGTCATGGCGGCCCACTTCCGCATCCTGCTCGGGACGGCGGGGGCCCTCGTCGGAGAGACCGCGCCGCCGAGCGAGCTCGTGGTGCGGGGAGACCGAAAGACGGTGCTCGTGCTGCTCGCCCCCGAGGGCTACGCGGTCGTCGTCGTGATGCGCCGCCGAGCAGGCTTTACGCGCCGTGAGCTGGCCTCCCAGACGATGATGAGAGAGCTCTCGCGCGAAGCGGGCTGGTCGCTCCCCCAGCCCTCCCCATGGGAAACCGTGGAGGTTCGCGCCGATCGGCGTGGGCGCCCCGTCGCCCTCGAGGCAGGCACCGAAGGCCTCGTAGGCCTGGAGGTCCTCGGGAAGCTCGGCCGCTACGGCTACCGGGTCCGGAGCCAGGAGGGGCACGAGTTCACCCTCGTCCGCGAGCCCAAGAATCATTGGTACGCGGACACCCCCCTCCGACCGCGAACCTGA
- the ttcA gene encoding tRNA 2-thiocytidine(32) synthetase TtcA, producing MDTVALERRISRAFARAITDFGMLADGDRVMVCVSGGKDSYVMLDRFRELQKKAPVRFELKVVNVDQGHPGYPGHLLTDYMAAEGYDFTMVKEDTYSIVTEKIPEGKTFCSLCSRLRRGILYRMARELGCTKIALGHHRDDVLQTLLLNLFFAGQLAAMPPVMVSQEGQVVIRPLLYCAEEDLSAYAREKAFPILPCDLCGSQEMLQRKVVGRMLDDLEAKTPGTKQIMLAALQNVRPSHLLDKGLWKQLGLEAASEVAAGEALVSASRLLQGSA from the coding sequence ATGGACACCGTCGCCCTCGAACGCCGCATTTCTCGGGCCTTCGCCCGCGCCATCACCGACTTCGGGATGCTCGCCGACGGAGACCGCGTCATGGTGTGCGTGAGCGGCGGCAAAGACAGCTACGTCATGCTCGACCGCTTCCGCGAGCTCCAGAAGAAGGCGCCCGTTCGGTTCGAGCTCAAGGTGGTGAACGTCGACCAGGGGCACCCTGGCTATCCGGGCCACCTCCTCACCGATTACATGGCAGCCGAGGGGTACGACTTCACGATGGTGAAGGAGGACACCTACTCGATCGTCACCGAGAAGATCCCCGAGGGGAAGACCTTCTGCTCGCTCTGCTCGCGCCTCCGCCGCGGCATCCTCTACCGCATGGCGCGCGAGCTCGGCTGCACCAAGATCGCGCTCGGTCACCACCGCGACGACGTGCTCCAGACGCTGCTCTTGAACCTCTTCTTCGCGGGGCAGCTCGCGGCGATGCCCCCGGTCATGGTGTCTCAGGAGGGGCAGGTGGTCATCCGTCCGCTCCTCTACTGTGCCGAGGAGGATCTCTCGGCCTACGCGCGCGAGAAGGCGTTCCCCATCTTGCCGTGCGATCTCTGCGGCTCGCAGGAAATGCTCCAGCGCAAGGTCGTGGGCCGCATGCTCGACGACCTCGAGGCGAAGACCCCGGGCACGAAGCAGATCATGCTCGCGGCGTTGCAAAACGTGAGGCCGTCGCATCTGCTCGACAAGGGCCTCTGGAAGCAGCTCGGGCTCGAGGCGGCCAGCGAGGTCGCGGCCGGTGAGGCCCTCGTGTCGGCGTCGCGGCTGCTCCAGGGGTCGGCGTGA
- a CDS encoding leucyl aminopeptidase produces the protein MPIKHTLRSADPTKEAADVLALFVWATGSGGSKKKKNEKSILDAVDKALGGQLAKQIKRDDFKGKKDQVLSLPTFGKLKADKVIVYGLGEEGAISDGDLRTLGAKVGRAASSEKAKRIVVGLCDGLEGRVRFVVEGIELGAYRFAKYLTGDRKPKAELSHVTLTTSAKVTSEHKEQVELGVSVATGVNLARDLSNEPPNVLYPDSFAQIASKMAKESGLGVKVLDYKEIVRRGMNLLQAVGQGSERKPTLVHLSWVPSGAKKKIVFVGKGITFDSGGLSIKPAAGMGEMKHDMSGAANVVGLMQIVAALKPTVEVHGVFVAAENMPDGNAYRPGDIITSLDGKTVEIVNTDAEGRLILADALVYARELEPDLLVDNATLTGACVVALGNTCSGWYAATETAAEAFQSAVKASGENMWRMPLLEELRDQLKTDVADLKHTGDRWGGSITAALFLREFIGNAKNWVHCDIAGPAMADRSFAWNPKAGTGHGVLTFLELIMDAHRAAHTQA, from the coding sequence CGCCGTCGACAAAGCCCTCGGCGGTCAGCTCGCGAAGCAGATCAAGCGCGACGACTTCAAGGGCAAGAAGGACCAGGTCCTCTCCCTCCCGACCTTCGGCAAGCTCAAGGCCGACAAGGTGATCGTGTACGGGCTCGGCGAAGAGGGGGCGATCTCGGACGGCGACCTGCGCACGCTGGGGGCGAAGGTGGGGCGCGCCGCGAGCTCCGAGAAGGCGAAGCGCATCGTGGTCGGCCTGTGCGACGGCCTCGAGGGCCGCGTGCGGTTCGTGGTCGAGGGCATCGAGCTCGGGGCGTACCGCTTCGCGAAGTACCTCACGGGCGACCGCAAGCCGAAGGCGGAGCTCTCCCACGTGACGCTGACGACGTCGGCCAAGGTCACGAGCGAGCACAAGGAGCAGGTCGAGCTCGGCGTGAGCGTCGCCACCGGCGTGAACCTCGCCCGCGACCTGTCGAACGAGCCGCCGAACGTGCTCTACCCGGACTCGTTCGCCCAGATCGCCTCGAAGATGGCCAAAGAGTCGGGCCTCGGCGTGAAGGTGCTCGACTACAAGGAGATCGTCCGTCGCGGCATGAACCTGCTCCAGGCCGTGGGTCAGGGCAGCGAGCGCAAGCCCACCCTGGTGCACCTCTCGTGGGTCCCCTCGGGCGCCAAGAAGAAGATCGTCTTCGTCGGCAAGGGCATCACGTTCGACTCGGGCGGCCTCTCGATCAAGCCGGCGGCCGGCATGGGTGAGATGAAGCACGACATGTCGGGCGCGGCCAACGTGGTCGGCCTCATGCAAATCGTCGCGGCCCTCAAGCCGACCGTCGAGGTGCACGGAGTCTTCGTCGCCGCCGAGAACATGCCCGACGGGAACGCCTACCGCCCGGGGGACATCATCACGTCGCTCGACGGCAAGACGGTCGAGATCGTCAACACGGACGCCGAAGGCCGCCTCATCCTGGCCGACGCGCTCGTCTATGCCCGCGAGCTCGAGCCGGACCTCCTCGTCGACAACGCGACGCTCACGGGCGCGTGCGTCGTGGCGCTCGGCAACACCTGCTCCGGGTGGTACGCGGCCACCGAGACCGCCGCCGAGGCGTTCCAGAGCGCGGTGAAGGCGTCGGGCGAGAACATGTGGCGCATGCCGCTCCTCGAGGAGCTCCGCGACCAGCTCAAGACCGACGTGGCCGACCTGAAGCACACGGGCGATCGCTGGGGTGGCTCGATCACGGCTGCCCTCTTCCTCCGCGAGTTCATCGGCAACGCCAAGAACTGGGTCCACTGCGACATCGCGGGCCCCGCCATGGCCGACCGGTCCTTCGCCTGGAACCCCAAGGCGGGCACGGGCCACGGCGTGCTCACCTTCCTCGAGCTCATCATGGACGCGCACCGCGCCGCCCACACCCAAGCCTGA
- a CDS encoding peptidyl-prolyl cis-trans isomerase, translating into MTKVRAALVGLVVVVGCTSGETTTVPLGGDVCARVDGDIAIPSSVVARTAAVARVTPAEALDRLVLDAVGAQEAKASGIDASPSTKLRVRAVLARAVLDGARERAASGGPPTDAEDEALSRQAWYEVDRPPMRLSVHAIVMRPKGKEAEELLPRARAFAEQIRAAVLQAKTADEMMSLASAKGKDSGKLEVKVEALSPVTADGRVPDGTSFDPAYVAGLFALANVGDTSPVVESSFGFHVIRYVEALPEKRLSTDERRKLFGPEVNARRARAEIDRTLAALRASREVTVSPAAASILDGIEWGK; encoded by the coding sequence ATGACGAAGGTGCGCGCCGCGCTCGTGGGTCTAGTCGTCGTCGTGGGGTGCACCTCGGGCGAGACCACGACGGTGCCGCTCGGAGGGGACGTGTGCGCTCGCGTCGATGGCGATATCGCGATCCCATCGTCCGTGGTGGCGCGGACGGCGGCCGTGGCTCGGGTCACGCCGGCCGAGGCGCTCGACCGGCTCGTGCTCGACGCCGTGGGAGCCCAAGAGGCGAAGGCTTCGGGAATCGACGCGTCGCCGTCGACGAAGCTGCGTGTTCGAGCCGTCCTCGCGCGGGCCGTCCTCGACGGTGCCCGAGAGCGCGCGGCATCGGGAGGACCTCCGACGGACGCCGAGGACGAAGCCCTCTCGCGGCAAGCCTGGTACGAGGTCGACAGGCCTCCGATGCGCCTCTCGGTCCACGCGATCGTGATGCGCCCGAAGGGCAAAGAGGCCGAAGAGCTGCTGCCGCGCGCCCGCGCGTTCGCCGAGCAGATCCGCGCGGCCGTGCTCCAGGCGAAGACGGCCGACGAGATGATGTCGCTCGCGTCCGCCAAAGGGAAGGACTCCGGCAAGCTCGAGGTGAAGGTCGAGGCGCTCTCGCCGGTCACCGCGGACGGTCGCGTCCCGGACGGCACCTCCTTCGACCCCGCCTACGTCGCGGGGCTCTTCGCCCTCGCGAACGTGGGCGACACGAGCCCGGTGGTCGAGTCCTCCTTCGGTTTCCACGTGATACGCTACGTCGAGGCGCTGCCCGAGAAGCGCCTCTCGACCGACGAACGGCGCAAGCTCTTCGGCCCGGAGGTGAACGCGCGCCGCGCCCGGGCCGAGATCGACCGCACCCTCGCCGCGCTCCGTGCTTCGCGCGAGGTCACCGTGTCCCCCGCGGCAGCGTCGATCCTCGACGGGATCGAGTGGGGGAAATAG